From Astatotilapia calliptera chromosome 19, fAstCal1.2, whole genome shotgun sequence, a single genomic window includes:
- the nenf gene encoding neudesin, with translation MATARFCVLFIILAVALAEDAKVKHKTAPKPVRLFTEEELQRYDGSEEGQLIYMAVKGVVFDVTKGKEFYGKDAPYNALVGKDSTRAVAKMSLDPADLTSDTTGLTEEQLKSLDSIFEGTYKAKYPIVGYTASRILNEDGSPNKDFKPEDQPHFQIKDEF, from the exons ATGGCAACAGCGCGATTTTGTGTCTTATTTATCATCCTCGCCGTGGCTTTAGCGGAAGATgctaaagtaaaacacaaaactgcTCCAAAACCTGTCCGTTTATTCACCGAGGAGGAGCTGCAGAGATACGACGGCAGCGAG GAGGGCCAGCTTATTTATATGGCAGTAAAAGGGGTTGTGTTTGATGTCACCAAGGGAAAAG AGTTTTATGGAAAAGATGCTCCATATAATGCGCTGGTAGGTAAGGACTCCACTCGAGCTGTGGCCAAGATGTCACTGGACCCCGCAGACTTGACATCAGACACT ACAGGCCTCACTGAAGAGCAGCTAAAGTCTCTGGACAGTATATTTGAAGGCACCTACAAAGCCAAGTATCCCATTGTGGGTTACACAGCATCCCGTATCCTGAACGAGGATGGAAGTCCCAACAAAGACTTCAAACCCGAGGACCAGCCTCATTTTCAAATCAAAGAtgaattttaa
- the ezra gene encoding ezrin a → MPKTVNVRVTTMDAELEFSFHPNTTGKQLFDQVSRTIGLRETWYFGLQFVDIRGFTSWLNSEKKVMSQEVKKETPLQFKLLVKFYPEDAAEELIQDITRRLFFLQVKEAILNEEIYSPPETAVLLGSYAIQAKYGEYNKSTHKPRYMSSERLLPKRVLDQHKLSREQWEERIQVWHQEHGAMLKEEAMIEYLKITQDLEMYGINYFDIKNKKGTDLLLGVDALGLNIYAKNDKLTPKIGFPWSEIRNISFNDKKFVIKPIDKKAQDFVFYAPRLKVNKGILQLCMGNHELYMRRRKPDTIEVQQMKAQATQERQQKKMERDQLESEKKRRTAIEREKEEMEREKRELMERLHQFEETTRRAERELQEQLDRAMRLEEERRRVEEEAARLEAERMEAIIAKEELARQAEDQLKSQEQLAAELAEYSAKITALEEAKRAKEEEAETWHNKAVEVEESLLKTKEELHTVMSSANSAPVAEHASSSSSSSSSSDSESDHEHSEENSTYSAELQTQGINYDRQEEERLTEAEKNERLQKQLQDLSSELAQSRDDNKKTQDDKLHAENVRAGRDKYKTLRQIRMGNTKQRIDEFEAL, encoded by the exons ATGCCCAAAACG GTCAATGTCCGCGTCACCACAATGGACGCGGAGCTGGAGTTCTCCTTCCACCCCAACACAACAGGGAAGCAGCTCTTTGACCAG GTTTCCAGGACCATCGGCCTGCGTGAGACTTGGTACTTCGGGCTGCAGTTTGTTGACATCAGAGGATTCACCTCATGGTTGAACTCTGAAAAGAAG GTGATGTCTCAGGAAGTGAAGAAAGAGACTCCCCTGCAGTTCAAGCTGTTGGTCAAGTTTTACCCTGAGGATGCAGCCGAGGAGCTGATCCAGGACATCACCAGGAGGCTCTTCTTCCTCCAGGTGAAGGAGGCGATTCTGAATGAGGAGATCTACAGCCCTCCAGAGACCGCCGTGCTGCTGGGCTCCTACGCCATCCAGGCAAAGTATGGCGAGTACAACAAGTCGACGCACAAGCCACGTTACATGTCCTCTGAGCGTCTTCTGCCCAAGAG AGTGCTGGACCAACACAAGCTGTCAAGGGAGCAGTGGGAGGAGAGAATCCAGGTTTGGCACCAGGAGCACGGAGCGATGCTAAA GGAAGAGGCCATGATTGAGTACCTGAAGATCACCCAGGATCTTGAGATGTATGGCATTAACTACTTTGACATCAAGAACAAGAAGGGCACAGACCTGCTCCTGGGAGTCGACGCTCTAGGCCTCAACATTTATGCAAAGAACGACAA GCTGACTCCGAAGATTGGATTTCCCTGGAGTGAAATTAGAAACATTTCTTTCAATGATAAGAAATTTGTTATCAAGCCCATAGACAAGAAAGCCCAA GACTTTGTATTCTACGCTCCACGGCTTAAAGTCAACAAGGGCATCCTGCAGCTGTGCATGGGCAACCATGAACTGTACATGCGACGCCGCAAGCCCGACACCATCGAGGTTCAGCAGATGAAGGCTCAGGCCACACAGGAGaggcagcagaagaagatggagag GGATCAGCTGGAGAgcgagaagaagaggaggacggCCATcgagagggagaaggaggagatggagagagaaaagCGGGAGCTGATGGAGAGGCTCCACCAGTTTGAAGAGACAACtaggagagcagagagag AGCTTCAGGAGCAGCTGGACCGGGCCATGaggctggaggaggagaggaggagggtggaggaggaggcggcCCGGCTGGAGGCTGAGAGGATGGAGGCTATAATAGCCAAGGAGGAGCTGGCCAGGCAAGCTGAGGACCAGTTAAAGAGCCAGGAGCAGCTG GCTGCAGAGCTGGCCGAATATAGCGCCAAGATTACTGCGCTGGAGGAGGCCAAGAGAGCCAAGGAGGAAGAGGCTGAGACATGGCACAACAAG GCTGTCGAAGTGGAGGAGAGTCTGCTGAAAACGAAGGAGGAGCTGCACACTGTGATGAGTTCTGCCAACTCAGCTCCTGTTGCTgagcatgcatcctcctcctcctcctcctcctcctcctcagacagcgagagTGACCATGAGCACAGCGAAGAAAACAGCACCTATAGCGCCGAGCTGCAGACACAAGGCATCAACTATGACCGCCAGGAGGAGGAGCGACTCACCGAGGCCGAGAAGAACGAGCGCCTGCAGAAGCAGCTTCAG GACCTGAGCTCAGAGCTGGCACAATCCCGAGACGATAACAAAAAGACCCAGGACGATAAACTCCATGCCGAGAACGTCCGCGCTGGCCGTGATAAGTACAAGACCCTCCGTCAGATCCGTATGGGCAACACCAAGCAGAGGATTGATGAGTTTGAGGCCTTGTAG
- the kcnk3b gene encoding potassium channel subfamily K member 3, whose amino-acid sequence MKRQNARTLALIMSILTYLVVGAAVFETLESKQEKSHKRKLDARKYELMRKYNLTKENFEELEHVVLQLNPHKAGVQWKFAGSFYFAITVITTIGYGHAAPSTDSGKVFCMFYALLGIPLTLVMFQSLGERINTFVRYLLHQAKKCLGMRHTEVSMANMVTVGFFSCMSTLCVGAVAFSHSEGWSFLNAFYYCFITLTTIGFGDYVALQKNEALQNDPKYVAFCFVYILTGLTVIGAFLNLVVLRFLTMNTEDERRDAKEKALLSVSKPRGEVAHLLPVSISASSTPVADNTTKAKDLKGVYTEVLQFQTICSCLWYRSEEKEQDSIPNMIPQEMTFSDAYLQQNNDCAHYMEPGSTGCVCSPRQCTSISPISGLHIFSPFRMFKRRSSV is encoded by the exons ATGAAGAGACAAAACGCCAGGACTCTCGCCCTCATCATGAGCATCCTCACCTACCTGGTGGTCGGAGCGGCCGTCTTCGAGACCCTGGAGTCGAAGCAGGAGAAAAGTCACAAGAGGAAGCTCGACGCCAGAAAGTACGAACTCATGCGCAAATATAACTTGACCAAAGAGAACTTCGAAGAGCTCGAGCATGTCGTTTTACAGCTCAATCCTCACAAAGCAGGGGTCCAGTGGAAATTTGCTGGGTCCTTTTACTTCGCCATCACTGTGATTACGACGATAG GTTATGGCCACGCGGCGCCGAGCACCGACTCAGGGAAAGTGTTCTGCATGTTCTACGCCCTCCTAGGGATCCCGCTGACCCTGGTCATGTTCCAGAGTCTGGGCGAGAGGATCAACACGTTTGTCAGATACCTGCTGCACCAAGCCAAGAAGTGCCTGGGAATGCGTCACACTGAGGTCTCCATGGCAAACATGGTGACGGTGGGCTTCTTCTCCTGTATGAGCACCCTGTGCGTGGGGGCTGTGGCATTCTCTCACTCGGAGGGATGGAGCTTTTTAAATGCCTTCTACTACTGCTTCATTACACTCACCACTATTGGCTTTGGAGACTACGTGGCTCTGCAGAAGAATGAGGCCCTGCAGAATGACCCTAAATATGTGGCTTTCTGCTTTGTTTACATCCTCACGGGCCTGACGGTGATTGGAGCGTTCCTAAACCTGGTGGTGCTTCGCTTCCTGACCATGAACACTGAGGATGAACGCAGGGACGCCAAGGAGAAGGCATTGCTCTCTGTCAGTAAGCCCAGAGGAGAGGTGGCTCATCTGTTACCAGTCTCAATATCAGCTTCCTCCACACCTGTAGCAGATAACACCACAAAGGCTAAAGATTTAAAAGGTGTCTACACTGAAGTGCTTCAATTCCAGACTATTTGCTCCTGCTTATGGTACAGGAGCGAGGAGAAGGAGCAGGACTCCATACCCAACATGATCCCTCAGGAGATGACATTCTCCGATGCCTActtgcagcagaacaatgactGTGCTCACTACATGGAGCCTGGCTCAACAGGCTGCGTTTGCAGTCCACGTCAGTGCACGAGCATAAGCCCAATATCAGGCCTACACATTTTCTCTCCATTCAGGATGTTTAAGAGACGCAGCTCCGTGTag